Proteins from a single region of Sphingomonas morindae:
- a CDS encoding NADPH-dependent FMN reductase, with protein sequence MANPYIVGIGGTTGSGSTTECALAAALAAAEADGARVRLFGGGDLVALPHYRPGAVAESPVAQAMIEAVRAADGLVIASPGYHGSISGLVKNAIDYLEETARDARVYLDGLPVGLIVTAYGWQATGSTLGTLRAIVHALRGWPTPMGAAIKARSGLFVEGACTDPAAAAQLDLVGRQVVEFARLRLRAPLVTSTGPQTDNLG encoded by the coding sequence ATGGCCAATCCGTACATCGTCGGCATCGGCGGCACGACCGGTTCCGGCTCCACCACCGAATGCGCGCTGGCGGCCGCGCTGGCGGCGGCGGAGGCCGATGGCGCGCGGGTGCGGCTGTTCGGCGGCGGCGATCTCGTGGCGCTGCCGCATTATCGGCCGGGCGCGGTGGCCGAGTCTCCGGTGGCGCAGGCGATGATCGAGGCGGTGCGTGCCGCCGATGGTCTGGTGATCGCCAGCCCCGGCTATCACGGCTCGATCTCGGGCCTGGTGAAGAACGCCATCGACTATCTGGAGGAGACGGCGCGCGACGCCCGCGTCTATCTCGATGGCCTGCCGGTGGGGCTGATCGTCACCGCCTATGGCTGGCAGGCGACGGGCTCGACGCTGGGCACGCTGCGTGCGATCGTCCATGCGCTGCGGGGCTGGCCGACGCCGATGGGCGCCGCGATCAAGGCGCGCAGCGGCCTGTTCGTGGAGGGCGCCTGCACCGATCCGGCGGCGGCGGCGCAGCTCGATCTGGTGGGGCGCCAGGTGGTGGAGTTCGCACGGCTGCGGCTGCGGGCGCCGCTCGTCACCTCGACCGGCCCGCAGACCGACAATCTCGGCTGA
- a CDS encoding retropepsin-like aspartic protease family protein has protein sequence MASPRRLAPALIGAALLAAAVPAPAQIRVLVAGGIEDVPAGVVRVITEDAQGRRSVADEPFAGVATPGAATITTTEESEEDGRGRLVSRRIVTRIMPIALAAAAMPVREARFAPPRDGAAFYTPPPRLALDEQALAEAPAAEAVLDSQGQDDPAPARLAEADRAGAGGVLRIARDSETGHFIAPVRINGVIVRAIVDTGAQETILSVADAQATGADRATIGSEPMAGIGGMTQLAVARLRSLEVGGQRLGACRVAIGAPGIPYTLLGQTEIGRLGRIVIEGGVMTITAPAPAGQTPLRVAAR, from the coding sequence ATGGCCTCGCCCCGTCGCCTTGCTCCCGCCCTGATCGGCGCCGCGCTGCTGGCGGCGGCCGTCCCCGCGCCGGCGCAGATCCGCGTGCTGGTGGCGGGCGGGATCGAGGATGTGCCCGCCGGCGTGGTGCGCGTCATCACCGAGGATGCGCAGGGCCGCCGCAGCGTGGCCGACGAGCCCTTTGCCGGCGTCGCCACGCCGGGCGCGGCGACCATCACCACCACCGAGGAAAGCGAGGAGGATGGGCGCGGCCGGCTCGTCTCCCGCCGGATCGTGACGCGGATCATGCCGATCGCGCTGGCGGCGGCGGCGATGCCGGTGCGCGAGGCGCGCTTCGCGCCGCCCCGCGATGGCGCCGCCTTCTACACGCCGCCGCCCCGGCTCGCGCTCGACGAGCAGGCGCTGGCCGAGGCACCGGCGGCCGAGGCGGTGCTCGACAGCCAGGGCCAGGACGATCCCGCGCCGGCGCGCCTCGCCGAGGCCGATCGCGCGGGCGCGGGCGGCGTGCTGCGCATCGCGCGCGACAGCGAGACCGGACATTTCATCGCGCCCGTGCGCATCAACGGCGTGATCGTGCGCGCGATCGTGGATACGGGCGCGCAGGAGACGATCCTTTCCGTCGCCGATGCCCAGGCGACGGGCGCCGACCGCGCCACCATCGGCAGCGAGCCGATGGCCGGCATCGGCGGCATGACCCAGCTCGCCGTGGCGCGGCTGCGCTCGCTGGAGGTGGGCGGGCAGCGGCTCGGCGCCTGTCGCGTGGCGATCGGCGCGCCCGGCATTCCCTATACGCTGCTCGGCCAGACCGAGATCGGCCGGCTCGGCCGGATCGTGATCGAAGGCGGGGTGATGACGATCACCGCGCCGGCGCCGGCCGGCCAGACGCCGCTGCGCGTCGCGGCGCGCTGA
- a CDS encoding SDR family NAD(P)-dependent oxidoreductase, with the protein MTRTVLITGATAGIGEAAAERFVAAGWHVVVTGRRESRLRALVERLGPDRAHGAAFDVRDAAARDAALDALPAPFAAIDLLVNNAGLALGTRPAQESDLGQWQTMVETNIGAVIALTHKLLPGLIARRGGIINLSSVAATYPYSGGNVYGATKAFVTQFSLGLRADLHGTGVRVTSIEPGMVETEFTLVRTGGDQAASDALYQGAVPMTADDIAATLLWVAELPPHLNINRLELMPVNQSFAGFQVARPSATG; encoded by the coding sequence ATGACCAGAACCGTTCTCATCACCGGCGCCACGGCGGGCATTGGCGAGGCCGCGGCCGAGCGCTTCGTGGCGGCGGGCTGGCATGTCGTCGTCACCGGCCGGCGCGAGTCGCGGCTGCGCGCGCTGGTGGAGCGGCTCGGGCCGGACCGCGCGCATGGCGCCGCCTTCGACGTGCGCGACGCCGCCGCGCGGGACGCCGCGCTGGATGCGCTGCCGGCCCCGTTCGCGGCGATCGATCTGCTCGTCAACAATGCCGGCCTCGCGCTCGGTACGCGGCCCGCTCAGGAGAGCGATCTCGGCCAGTGGCAGACGATGGTGGAGACGAACATCGGCGCCGTGATCGCGCTCACCCACAAGCTGCTGCCGGGGCTGATCGCGCGGCGCGGCGGGATCATCAACCTGTCCTCGGTGGCGGCGACCTATCCCTATAGCGGCGGCAACGTCTATGGCGCGACCAAGGCTTTTGTGACGCAATTCTCGCTCGGCCTGCGCGCCGATCTGCACGGCACCGGCGTGCGCGTGACCTCGATCGAGCCGGGCATGGTCGAGACCGAGTTCACGCTCGTCCGCACCGGCGGCGATCAGGCCGCGTCCGACGCGCTGTACCAGGGCGCGGTGCCGATGACCGCCGACGACATCGCCGCCACGCTCCTGTGGGTCGCCGAACTGCCGCCGCACCTCAACATCAACCGGCTGGAGCTGATGCCCGTCAACCAGAGTTTCGCGGGCTTCCAGGTCGCGCGGCCGTCCGCGACGGGCTGA
- a CDS encoding efflux RND transporter periplasmic adaptor subunit, translated as MSYLEAVEPLPAVRHYSRARQGRILLIAVAVVIVLALAISGVRRLTRPAPPAEAPAIKDGFRPTPDQRAGLKIETVGEGQDPAALVVTGTISVDEEHSTPIVLPFSGQVGDVYVQAGQRVVRGQPLLRVASSDFVEARDALFAADAQRATAAAQLRTAQENARRQEALFRTAGGAEKDYIQAKSDLVAAQSAARSADAALGAARDKLALFGKTPDEVRHLEGVSEVAGIYSATNFRAPVSGTVASRDVAPGQFVSSGGDKPLMTITDLSRVWLIAQVPETEAAHVRLGDIVRVTTPAFPGRVFNARIDNIGAELDPATHRLPVRATVANPDEALKPQMFASFSIAATREPTAILVPASAVIREGDQARVWIAGRDGILRPRSVTIGDSGNGMVRITSGLKLGEQIVTAGAIFVNEAGLDG; from the coding sequence ATGTCCTATCTCGAAGCCGTCGAGCCGCTGCCCGCCGTGCGTCACTATTCCCGCGCGCGCCAGGGCCGCATTCTGCTGATCGCGGTGGCGGTGGTGATCGTGCTGGCGTTGGCGATCAGCGGCGTGCGCCGCCTCACCCGGCCGGCGCCGCCGGCCGAAGCACCCGCGATCAAGGACGGCTTCCGCCCCACCCCCGATCAGCGCGCGGGGCTCAAGATCGAGACGGTGGGCGAGGGGCAGGATCCCGCCGCGCTGGTGGTGACCGGCACCATCTCGGTCGACGAGGAGCATAGCACGCCGATCGTGCTGCCTTTCTCCGGCCAGGTGGGCGATGTGTACGTGCAGGCGGGCCAGCGCGTGGTGCGCGGCCAGCCGCTGCTGCGCGTCGCCTCCTCGGATTTCGTCGAGGCGCGCGACGCGCTGTTCGCGGCCGATGCGCAGCGCGCCACCGCCGCCGCCCAGCTGCGGACCGCGCAGGAAAATGCGCGCCGGCAGGAAGCGCTGTTCCGCACCGCCGGCGGCGCCGAGAAGGACTATATCCAGGCCAAGAGCGATCTCGTCGCCGCCCAGTCGGCGGCGCGCAGCGCCGATGCCGCGCTCGGCGCGGCGCGCGACAAGCTCGCCCTGTTCGGCAAGACGCCCGACGAGGTGCGCCATCTCGAGGGGGTGAGCGAGGTGGCCGGCATCTATTCCGCCACCAATTTCCGCGCGCCGGTGAGCGGCACCGTCGCCAGCCGCGATGTCGCGCCCGGCCAGTTCGTCAGCAGCGGCGGTGACAAGCCGCTGATGACCATCACCGATCTCTCGCGCGTGTGGCTGATCGCGCAGGTGCCCGAGACCGAGGCGGCGCATGTGCGGCTGGGCGATATCGTGCGCGTGACCACGCCCGCCTTTCCCGGCCGCGTGTTCAACGCGCGGATCGACAATATCGGCGCCGAGCTTGATCCCGCCACCCACCGCCTGCCCGTGCGCGCCACCGTCGCCAATCCCGACGAGGCGCTCAAGCCGCAGATGTTCGCCAGCTTCTCGATCGCGGCGACGCGCGAGCCGACGGCGATCCTGGTGCCCGCCAGCGCGGTGATCCGCGAGGGCGACCAGGCGCGCGTGTGGATCGCGGGCCGCGACGGCATTCTCCGGCCCCGTTCGGTGACGATCGGCGACAGCGGCAACGGCATGGTGCGCATCACCTCCGGCCTGAAGCTCGGCGAGCAGATCGTCACCGCCGGCGCGATCTTCGTCAACGAAGCCGGCCTGGACGGGTAA
- a CDS encoding efflux RND transporter permease subunit: MDKMVSFALRQRVLIVVLLAGLIIAGGIAFSKLNIEAYPDPVPPMVEVVTQSAGTSAEEIERNVTIPLEIGIAGIPHITAVRSISLFGLSDIRIQFSYDVGYMEAQQQVLARLSQVGLPTGVQPTISPTSPVGEIYRYRISAPAGYSVMDLKTLQDWVLQRRFKRLPGVIDVTGWGGKLRTYEVVVDQNKLAAHGLTIGEVIGALGKSDGNVGGQTINFGPQAAIVRGIGLIQSTEQIQNVLVGTDGGAPVLLKDVATLRIGNEPRLGIAGEGHDSDIVMGIVLMQRGAESAPTIAAVKQEIATINAGGILPPGVTLTPIYDRSTLIGLTTHTVLHNLIEGVLLIFVLQWLFLGNLRSAIIVATTIPFALAFAVLILTIQGESANLLSVGALDFGLVVDASVIMVENIFRHMVERSEHIGSGHAHPTLASRFSAILHASNEVSRGIFFAAAIIIASFIPLFTLTGVEGHIFGPMAKTYAYAIAGGLIATFTVSPVLAAFLLPDRLEEVETRIVRGLRRVYEPAAAFALGNRLLTIGAAVLLMLGAVLGVRALGIEFLPHLEEGNLYIRATLPASISLEAGQPTVNAIRNIIADYPEIEHVASTHGRPDDGTDPTGFFNAEFYAPLKPFDEWPKGVDKDKLTAELQHKLNARFPGVDFEFSQYLEDGVEEASSGVKGANSVKLFGPDMQVLAKLADQIRDQMSQVQGIADLGVSSPLGQPTVQIDVDRVAAARYGLTPDDINTTVAAAIGGQSTADLYEKGTDRHYPIVVRLDPAQRDSLEALRRITVGAPAPGGTGQIQVPLSEVAHIQLTSGASFIYREHQERYVPIKFSVRDRDLGGAIGEAQARIARSVKLPTGYHLEWAGELANLASATARLEMVVPISLALILVLLYANFGSMTDTLLAFSVIPMALVGGVLALALTGTAFSISAAIGFVALFGIAVMDGILMVSSFNQGIDEGLDRAAALASMVRKGLRPVVMTCLAAAIGLLPAALSNGIGSQVQKPLALVVVGGMTLAPVLILLVLPLLIARFSRHVGPHDRGAHGRDVGHHAPPPPPHPPLPAGEPA, encoded by the coding sequence ATGGACAAGATGGTCTCCTTCGCGCTGCGCCAGCGCGTGCTCATCGTCGTGCTGCTCGCCGGTCTCATCATCGCCGGGGGCATCGCCTTCTCCAAGCTGAACATCGAGGCCTATCCCGATCCCGTGCCGCCGATGGTGGAGGTGGTGACGCAGAGCGCCGGCACCTCCGCCGAGGAGATCGAGCGCAACGTCACCATTCCGCTCGAGATCGGCATCGCCGGCATTCCGCACATCACCGCGGTGCGCAGCATCTCGCTGTTCGGCCTGTCCGACATCCGCATCCAGTTCAGCTATGACGTCGGCTATATGGAGGCGCAGCAGCAGGTGCTGGCGCGGCTTTCGCAGGTCGGCCTGCCGACCGGCGTGCAGCCCACCATCTCGCCCACCAGCCCGGTCGGCGAAATCTATCGCTACCGCATCTCGGCGCCCGCGGGCTATTCGGTGATGGACCTGAAGACGCTGCAGGACTGGGTGCTGCAGCGCCGCTTCAAGCGGCTGCCCGGCGTGATCGACGTGACCGGCTGGGGCGGCAAGCTGCGCACCTATGAGGTGGTGGTCGATCAGAACAAGCTCGCCGCCCATGGCCTCACCATCGGCGAGGTGATCGGCGCGCTCGGCAAGAGCGACGGCAATGTCGGCGGCCAGACGATCAATTTCGGGCCGCAGGCGGCGATCGTGCGCGGCATCGGCCTGATCCAGTCCACCGAGCAGATCCAGAATGTGCTGGTCGGCACCGATGGCGGCGCGCCCGTGCTGCTGAAGGATGTGGCGACGCTCCGCATCGGCAACGAGCCGCGGCTCGGCATCGCCGGCGAAGGCCATGACAGCGACATCGTGATGGGCATCGTGCTGATGCAGCGCGGCGCCGAATCCGCGCCCACCATCGCGGCGGTGAAGCAGGAGATCGCCACGATCAACGCCGGCGGCATCCTGCCGCCCGGGGTGACGCTGACGCCGATCTACGACCGCTCGACGCTGATCGGCCTCACCACCCACACGGTGCTGCACAATCTGATCGAGGGCGTGCTGCTGATCTTCGTGCTGCAATGGCTGTTTCTGGGCAATCTGCGCAGCGCGATCATCGTCGCCACCACCATTCCCTTCGCGCTCGCCTTCGCGGTGCTGATCCTCACCATCCAGGGCGAATCCGCCAATCTTCTGTCGGTCGGCGCGCTCGATTTCGGGCTGGTGGTGGATGCCAGCGTCATCATGGTGGAGAATATCTTCCGCCACATGGTCGAGCGATCCGAACATATCGGCTCGGGCCATGCCCATCCGACGCTGGCGAGCCGCTTCTCGGCGATCCTCCATGCCTCCAACGAGGTGAGCCGCGGCATCTTCTTCGCCGCCGCGATCATCATCGCCAGCTTCATCCCGCTGTTCACGCTCACCGGCGTGGAAGGCCATATCTTCGGCCCGATGGCCAAGACCTATGCCTATGCCATCGCCGGCGGCCTGATCGCCACCTTCACCGTCTCGCCCGTGCTCGCCGCCTTCCTCCTGCCCGACCGGCTGGAAGAGGTGGAGACGCGGATCGTGCGCGGGCTGCGGCGCGTCTATGAGCCGGCGGCGGCGTTCGCGCTCGGCAACCGGCTGCTCACCATCGGCGCGGCGGTGCTGCTGATGCTCGGCGCGGTGCTGGGGGTGCGCGCGCTCGGCATCGAGTTCCTGCCGCATCTCGAGGAGGGCAATCTCTATATCCGCGCGACGCTGCCGGCCTCGATCTCGCTCGAGGCGGGCCAGCCGACGGTGAACGCCATCCGCAACATCATCGCCGACTATCCCGAGATCGAGCATGTCGCCTCGACCCATGGCCGCCCCGATGACGGCACCGATCCGACCGGCTTCTTCAACGCCGAATTCTACGCCCCGCTCAAGCCGTTCGACGAATGGCCCAAGGGCGTGGACAAGGACAAGCTGACCGCCGAGCTGCAGCACAAGCTCAACGCGCGCTTTCCGGGGGTGGATTTCGAGTTCAGCCAATATCTGGAGGATGGCGTCGAGGAGGCGTCGTCCGGCGTGAAGGGCGCCAATTCGGTCAAGCTGTTCGGGCCGGACATGCAGGTGCTCGCCAAGCTCGCGGACCAGATCCGCGACCAGATGAGCCAGGTGCAGGGCATCGCCGATCTCGGCGTGTCGAGCCCGCTCGGCCAGCCGACCGTGCAGATCGACGTGGATCGCGTCGCCGCCGCGCGCTACGGCCTGACGCCCGACGACATCAACACCACCGTCGCCGCCGCGATCGGCGGCCAGTCGACCGCCGATCTCTACGAGAAGGGCACCGACCGCCATTATCCGATCGTGGTGCGGCTGGATCCGGCGCAGCGCGACAGCCTGGAGGCGCTGCGGCGCATCACCGTCGGCGCCCCCGCGCCGGGTGGCACGGGGCAGATCCAGGTGCCGCTCTCCGAGGTGGCGCATATCCAGCTCACCTCGGGTGCGTCCTTCATCTATCGCGAGCATCAGGAACGCTATGTCCCGATCAAGTTCAGCGTGCGCGACCGCGATCTTGGCGGCGCGATCGGCGAGGCGCAGGCGCGCATCGCCCGCTCGGTGAAGCTGCCCACCGGCTATCATCTGGAATGGGCGGGCGAGCTGGCCAATCTGGCGAGCGCCACCGCGCGGCTCGAAATGGTGGTGCCGATCAGCCTCGCGCTGATCCTGGTGCTGCTCTACGCCAATTTCGGCTCGATGACCGACACGCTGCTCGCCTTCAGCGTCATCCCCATGGCGCTGGTGGGCGGCGTGCTGGCGCTGGCGCTGACGGGCACGGCCTTCTCGATCTCGGCGGCGATCGGCTTCGTGGCCCTGTTCGGCATCGCGGTGATGGACGGCATCCTGATGGTCTCGAGCTTCAACCAAGGCATCGACGAAGGGCTGGACCGCGCCGCCGCGCTCGCCTCCATGGTCCGCAAGGGTCTGCGGCCGGTGGTGATGACCTGCCTCGCCGCCGCCATCGGCCTGCTGCCCGCCGCGCTCTCCAACGGCATCGGCAGCCAGGTGCAGAAGCCGCTGGCGCTGGTGGTGGTGGGCGGCATGACGCTGGCGCCGGTGCTGATCCTGCTGGTGCTGCCGCTGCTGATCGCGCGCTTCTCGCGCCATGTCGGCCCGCATGATCGCGGCGCCCATGGCCGCGATGTCGGGCATCACGCCCCGCCGCCGCCCCCGCACCCTCCGCTGCCCGCCGGGGAGCCCGCCTGA
- a CDS encoding efflux transporter outer membrane subunit, producing the protein MRRFASILALLGASACSLAPTPKPDLPPLPPAPAAQTLVPASGPAQAIVPGGALAADWWRAFASPALDALVTRALAANTDLAQAEATLGQAREQALGTAGASLPQVDASLTSQRTRVSRIFSNPVQDPNQYLYSLHTAQISVSYPLDLFGGQRSRVRSARAQAEVARQRLAAARTTVVANLVVAVVQQAALDQQIAAAEQNVQINQGILAMMRRRQALGDIGAADVAAQETALATAQSALPPLIRQRDHQRALISQAIGIAPGAPLPALPTLDELTLPGTVPVALPGAIVANRPDVRAAEAQMVGAAADVGTAIAARLPAIQLSANAGGEALHFADMFASGNPFWALIGSVAQPLFHGGQLRHQQRAAEAALRGAEAQYRGAVLNAFGDVADALTGLTTDAALLDAAARASDAAARNLLFARRQLALGSVGTLALLNATIADAQARSQLIQARAARLSDTVALYQAVGGGVAADAPPR; encoded by the coding sequence ATGCGTCGTTTCGCTTCGATCCTCGCGCTGCTCGGCGCCTCGGCCTGCTCGCTCGCGCCCACGCCCAAGCCCGATCTGCCGCCGCTGCCGCCCGCGCCGGCCGCGCAGACGCTGGTGCCGGCGAGCGGCCCCGCCCAGGCGATCGTGCCCGGCGGCGCGCTGGCCGCCGACTGGTGGCGCGCCTTCGCCTCGCCCGCGCTGGATGCGCTGGTGACGCGGGCGCTGGCCGCCAACACCGATCTCGCCCAGGCCGAGGCGACGCTCGGCCAGGCGCGCGAGCAGGCCTTGGGCACGGCCGGCGCCAGCCTGCCGCAGGTGGACGCCAGCCTGACCAGCCAGCGCACGCGCGTCTCGCGGATCTTCTCCAATCCGGTGCAGGATCCCAACCAATATCTCTACTCGCTGCACACCGCGCAGATCTCGGTGAGCTATCCGCTCGATCTGTTCGGCGGCCAGCGCTCGCGCGTGCGCTCGGCCCGGGCGCAGGCCGAGGTCGCGCGGCAGCGGCTCGCGGCGGCGCGGACGACCGTGGTGGCCAATCTGGTGGTGGCGGTCGTCCAGCAGGCGGCGCTCGACCAGCAGATCGCGGCGGCCGAGCAGAATGTGCAGATCAACCAGGGCATCCTGGCGATGATGCGCCGGCGCCAGGCGCTTGGCGATATCGGCGCGGCGGATGTCGCGGCGCAGGAGACGGCGCTGGCGACGGCGCAGAGCGCGCTGCCGCCGCTGATCCGCCAGCGCGATCACCAGCGCGCTCTCATCTCGCAGGCGATCGGCATCGCGCCCGGCGCGCCGCTGCCGGCGCTGCCCACGCTCGACGAACTGACGCTGCCGGGCACGGTGCCGGTGGCGCTGCCGGGCGCGATCGTCGCCAACCGGCCCGATGTCCGCGCCGCCGAGGCGCAGATGGTGGGCGCGGCGGCCGATGTCGGCACGGCGATCGCGGCGCGGCTGCCGGCGATCCAGCTCAGCGCCAATGCCGGCGGCGAGGCGCTCCACTTCGCCGACATGTTCGCCAGCGGCAATCCGTTCTGGGCGCTGATCGGCAGCGTGGCGCAGCCGCTCTTCCATGGCGGCCAGCTGCGTCACCAGCAGCGCGCGGCCGAGGCGGCGCTGCGCGGCGCCGAGGCGCAGTATCGCGGCGCGGTGCTCAACGCCTTTGGCGATGTCGCCGATGCGCTGACCGGCCTCACCACCGATGCGGCGCTGCTCGACGCGGCGGCGCGGGCCAGCGACGCGGCGGCGCGCAACCTGCTCTTCGCGCGCCGCCAGCTCGCGCTCGGCAGCGTCGGCACGCTGGCGCTGCTCAACGCCACCATCGCCGATGCCCAGGCGCGCAGCCAGCTGATCCAGGCGCGCGCGGCGCGGCTTTCGGATACGGTGGCGCTGTACCAGGCGGTGGGCGGCGGCGTGGCGGCGGACGCGCCGCCGCGCTGA
- a CDS encoding IlvD/Edd family dehydratase, which produces MTDSPTPKLRSRAWFDNPANIDMTALYLERYLNYGLSLDELRSGKPIIGIAQTGSDLSPCNRHHLVLAERVREGIREAGGIAIEFPVHPIQETGKRPTAGLDRNLAYLGLVEALYGYPLDGVVLTIGCDKTTPACLMAAATVNIPAIALSVGPMLNGWHKGERTGSGTIVWKARQMLAAGEIDDAEFIRLVASSAPSTGYCNTMGTATTMNSLAEALGMQLPGSAAIPAPYRDRQEISYLTGKRIVEMVHEDLKPSDILTHDAFKNAIVVNSAIGGSTNAPIHLAAIARHIGVELPIEEWQEFGHKVPLLVNLQPAGEYLGEDYYRAGGVPAVVSELIRHGLIAEDAITANGRSIGDNCRDARIEDEKVIRPFEQPLKEEAGFLVLKGNLFDAAIMKTSVISEEFRARYLSNPNSPDAFEGPAVVFDGPEDYHHRIDDPATGITPETMLFMRGAGPVGYPGAAEVVNMRPPAYLITEGVHSLPCIGDGRQSGTSGSPSILNASPEAAAMGGLALLETGDRVRIDLRAGRVDVLIPEAELAERRRALEAKGGYPYPASQTPWQEIQRSVVGQMSTGMILEGSEKYQRIAQTKGLPRDNH; this is translated from the coding sequence ATGACCGACAGCCCGACCCCCAAGCTCCGCTCCCGCGCCTGGTTCGACAATCCCGCCAATATCGACATGACGGCGCTCTATCTGGAGCGCTATCTCAATTACGGCCTCAGCCTGGACGAGCTGCGCTCGGGCAAGCCGATCATCGGCATCGCGCAGACGGGCAGCGATCTCTCGCCGTGCAACCGGCACCATCTGGTGCTCGCCGAGCGCGTGCGCGAGGGCATTCGCGAGGCCGGCGGCATCGCCATCGAATTCCCCGTCCACCCGATCCAGGAAACCGGCAAGCGGCCGACCGCCGGGCTGGACCGCAACCTCGCCTATCTCGGCCTGGTCGAGGCGCTGTACGGCTATCCGCTGGATGGCGTGGTGCTGACGATCGGCTGCGACAAGACGACGCCGGCCTGTCTGATGGCGGCGGCGACGGTCAACATTCCGGCGATCGCGCTGTCGGTGGGCCCGATGCTCAATGGCTGGCACAAGGGCGAGCGCACCGGCTCGGGCACGATCGTGTGGAAGGCGCGCCAGATGCTCGCCGCCGGCGAGATCGACGATGCCGAGTTCATCCGGCTGGTCGCCTCCTCCGCCCCGTCGACCGGCTATTGCAACACCATGGGCACGGCGACGACGATGAACTCGCTGGCCGAGGCGCTGGGCATGCAGCTGCCCGGCTCGGCCGCCATCCCCGCGCCCTATCGCGATCGCCAGGAGATTTCCTATCTCACCGGCAAGCGCATCGTCGAAATGGTGCACGAGGATCTCAAGCCCTCGGACATCCTGACGCATGACGCATTCAAGAATGCGATCGTGGTCAATTCCGCGATCGGCGGCTCGACCAACGCGCCGATCCACCTCGCCGCCATCGCGCGCCATATCGGCGTGGAGCTGCCGATCGAGGAGTGGCAGGAATTCGGCCACAAGGTGCCGCTGCTCGTCAATCTCCAGCCGGCCGGCGAATATCTGGGCGAGGATTATTACCGCGCCGGGGGCGTGCCGGCGGTGGTCTCCGAGCTGATCCGGCACGGGCTGATCGCGGAAGACGCGATCACCGCCAATGGCCGCAGCATCGGCGACAATTGCCGCGACGCGCGGATCGAGGACGAGAAGGTGATCCGCCCCTTCGAGCAGCCGCTCAAGGAAGAGGCGGGCTTCCTCGTGCTCAAGGGCAATCTCTTCGATGCCGCGATCATGAAGACCAGCGTGATCTCGGAGGAATTCCGCGCGCGCTACCTCTCCAACCCGAACAGCCCGGATGCCTTCGAGGGCCCGGCCGTGGTGTTCGACGGGCCGGAGGATTATCATCACCGGATCGACGATCCCGCCACGGGCATCACGCCCGAAACCATGTTGTTCATGCGCGGCGCGGGCCCTGTCGGCTATCCCGGCGCGGCCGAGGTGGTGAATATGCGGCCGCCGGCCTATCTCATCACCGAGGGCGTGCATTCGCTCCCCTGCATCGGCGATGGCCGCCAATCGGGCACGTCGGGATCGCCTTCGATCCTCAATGCCAGCCCCGAGGCGGCGGCGATGGGTGGCCTCGCGCTGCTCGAGACGGGCGATCGCGTCCGCATCGATCTTCGCGCCGGCCGCGTCGACGTGCTGATCCCCGAGGCCGAGCTGGCCGAGCGCCGGCGCGCGCTGGAGGCCAAGGGCGGCTATCCCTATCCCGCCTCGCAGACGCCGTGGCAGGAGATCCAGCGATCGGTGGTCGGCCAGATGAGCACCGGCATGATCCTGGAAGGATCGGAGAAATATCAGCGCATCGCGCAGACCAAGGGGCTGCCGCGCGACAATCACTGA